One Bradyrhizobium sp. CCGB12 genomic window carries:
- a CDS encoding Fur family transcriptional regulator: MTLAKPAFPAPDHDHGRCTADALAHAEAVCEQRAQKFTPIRRQVLEALLSSHRPLGAYEVIDELAKSIARPAPITVYRALDFLMANGLVHRIESRNAYLACAAHDHDATSAVAFLICERCGLVGEIPSASFAKDLNAAARSSGFAPKLSVVEITGVCTHCQKAA; this comes from the coding sequence ATGACCCTCGCAAAGCCGGCATTCCCCGCGCCTGACCACGATCACGGCCGCTGCACTGCGGATGCGCTGGCGCATGCGGAAGCGGTCTGTGAGCAGCGTGCGCAGAAATTCACGCCTATACGCCGTCAGGTGCTCGAGGCGCTGCTCTCCAGCCACCGCCCGCTCGGCGCCTATGAGGTGATCGACGAGCTCGCCAAGTCGATAGCGCGGCCGGCACCGATCACGGTCTATCGTGCCCTCGATTTCTTGATGGCCAACGGCCTCGTGCATCGCATCGAGAGCCGCAACGCCTATCTCGCCTGCGCCGCCCATGACCACGACGCGACCTCCGCGGTGGCGTTCCTGATCTGCGAGCGCTGTGGTCTGGTCGGCGAGATCCCCTCGGCATCCTTCGCCAAGGACCTCAATGCCGCCGCGCGCAGCTCAGGCTTCGCCCCCAAATTGTCCGTGGTGGAGATCACGGGCGTCTGCACCCATTGTCAGAAAGCTGCCTAA
- the ispG gene encoding flavodoxin-dependent (E)-4-hydroxy-3-methylbut-2-enyl-diphosphate synthase — MNKLENPLDSDIAGPAPRHRTTQVKVGNVSVGGGAPIVVQSMTNTDTADIDGTIAQVAALARAGSEMVRITVDREEAAAAVPHIRDGLAKRGITTPLIGDFHYIGHKLLAAYPACAEALAKYRINPGNVGFKDKRDTQFADIIEIANKNNKPVRIGANWGSLDQELLTKLMDENAASANPRDVRAVTREAMVQSALLSAARAEELGMPKDRIILSAKVSAVQDLIAVYQDLASRADYAIHLGLTEAGMGSKGIVASSAALGILLQQGIGDTIRISLTPEPGGDRTREVQVGQELLQTMGFRTFVPLVAACPGCGRTTSTTFQELARSIQDFIRDEMPTWKTKYPGVEELNVAVMGCIVNGPGESKHANIGISLPGTGEAPAAPVFVDGKKFRTLRGPTISADFKALVIDYIEQRYGQGAKVPVTAAE, encoded by the coding sequence ATGAACAAGCTCGAAAACCCTCTAGATTCCGACATCGCAGGCCCCGCGCCCCGGCACCGGACCACCCAGGTCAAGGTCGGCAACGTCTCAGTTGGCGGCGGCGCGCCGATCGTCGTGCAGTCGATGACCAACACCGACACCGCTGATATCGACGGCACCATCGCCCAGGTCGCAGCGCTCGCGCGCGCCGGCTCCGAGATGGTCCGCATCACCGTGGACCGCGAAGAGGCCGCAGCCGCCGTTCCGCACATCCGCGACGGCCTCGCCAAGCGCGGCATCACCACGCCCTTGATCGGCGACTTCCACTATATCGGCCACAAGCTGCTCGCGGCCTATCCGGCCTGCGCCGAAGCGCTCGCCAAGTACCGCATCAATCCCGGCAATGTCGGCTTCAAGGACAAGCGCGACACCCAGTTTGCCGACATCATCGAGATCGCCAACAAGAACAACAAGCCGGTGCGCATCGGCGCCAATTGGGGTTCGCTCGACCAGGAGCTGCTGACCAAGCTGATGGACGAGAACGCCGCGTCCGCCAATCCGCGTGACGTGCGCGCAGTGACGCGCGAGGCCATGGTGCAGTCGGCGCTGCTCTCGGCGGCGCGCGCCGAAGAGCTCGGCATGCCGAAGGACCGCATCATCCTGTCAGCCAAGGTCTCGGCCGTGCAGGATCTGATCGCGGTCTACCAGGATCTCGCGTCGCGTGCCGACTACGCCATCCATCTCGGCCTGACTGAAGCCGGCATGGGCTCGAAGGGCATCGTGGCATCGTCGGCCGCGCTCGGCATCCTGCTACAGCAGGGCATCGGCGACACCATCCGTATCTCGCTGACGCCGGAGCCCGGCGGCGACCGCACCCGTGAGGTGCAGGTCGGCCAGGAGCTGTTGCAGACCATGGGCTTCCGCACCTTCGTGCCGCTGGTTGCGGCCTGCCCCGGCTGCGGCCGCACCACCTCGACGACATTCCAGGAGCTGGCCCGCTCGATCCAGGATTTCATCCGCGACGAGATGCCGACCTGGAAGACCAAATATCCCGGCGTCGAGGAGCTCAACGTCGCGGTGATGGGCTGCATCGTCAACGGCCCCGGCGAATCCAAGCACGCCAATATCGGCATCTCCTTGCCCGGCACCGGCGAAGCGCCGGCGGCGCCCGTGTTCGTCGACGGCAAGAAGTTCCGCACGCTGCGCGGCCCGACCATCTCCGCCGACTTCAAGGCGCTGGTGATCGACTATATCGAGCAGCGCTACGGTCAGGGCGCGAAAGTGCCGGTGACTGCGGCGGAGTAG
- a CDS encoding IS1182 family transposase, with product MTNRTFKTGVRRDQPSLLPARVEDYVAGDNPVRVIEAFVAALDLGKLGFRHAGSSGGAGQPPYDPADLLKLYLYGYLNRIRSSRNLEREARRNLELIWLMKRLVPGYRTIAKFRQENWKTLKAVNREFVLMLRELGLIGGEVVAIDGAFFDGNASKASIKTQRKLAKRLAEIEQDIEAYGATLEANDSAEVERPPAGRDGGGDGSRGGDLAQEVAALMAKRASLQADLARLEESGQTQLSRTDPDARLLSKNGQVVAGYNVQIGVDDKHALIAASEVVNDGNDSGQLYDMAKAAKDELGVETLTVLADTGYYNGHTLKDCEENGIAAYVPLAKRTTRLEAQDRISHEAFAYDAEADVYRCPAGKQLRPTDGRKTNGNRIEIRYVSRKSDCDACPLRARCVTVKIPTRTVQRWEHEAVLDRHRARMQGAEAQMRRRAELAEHPFGTIKCRAGYRHFLVRGFDKVCGEWSLMALCYNFSRVLSILGLDAFMAYLASRLPHLALLLLNAITDITDIITRIRPAPAPIRAQIRPIFRYAA from the coding sequence ATGACGAATCGTACCTTCAAAACCGGCGTCAGGCGGGATCAGCCGAGCCTTCTGCCGGCGCGGGTGGAAGATTATGTGGCCGGCGACAATCCGGTTCGGGTGATCGAGGCTTTTGTTGCAGCGCTTGACCTCGGGAAGCTTGGCTTCCGCCATGCCGGATCGAGCGGCGGGGCTGGACAGCCACCTTATGACCCGGCCGACCTGCTGAAGCTTTATCTTTATGGCTACCTGAACCGGATCCGGTCGTCGCGCAACCTGGAGCGCGAAGCCCGGCGCAATCTGGAACTGATCTGGCTGATGAAGCGCCTGGTGCCGGGCTATCGCACCATCGCCAAGTTCCGCCAGGAGAACTGGAAGACGCTCAAGGCGGTGAACCGGGAGTTTGTGCTGATGCTGCGCGAACTCGGTCTGATTGGCGGAGAGGTTGTGGCGATCGACGGTGCGTTTTTTGATGGCAACGCCAGCAAGGCGAGCATCAAAACGCAGCGCAAGCTCGCCAAGCGGCTGGCGGAGATCGAGCAGGATATTGAAGCCTATGGTGCCACGCTCGAGGCCAACGACAGCGCCGAGGTGGAACGTCCACCCGCGGGGCGGGATGGCGGAGGCGATGGCAGTCGCGGCGGAGACCTCGCACAAGAGGTGGCGGCGTTGATGGCCAAGCGCGCCAGCTTGCAGGCCGATCTGGCACGACTGGAGGAGAGCGGGCAGACGCAGCTGTCGCGAACCGATCCGGATGCCCGCCTGTTGTCGAAGAACGGCCAGGTGGTGGCAGGCTATAACGTTCAGATCGGCGTCGACGACAAGCACGCTCTGATCGCGGCGAGCGAGGTCGTCAACGACGGCAACGATAGCGGCCAGCTTTACGACATGGCCAAGGCCGCAAAGGACGAGCTTGGCGTCGAGACGCTGACGGTTCTCGCCGATACCGGCTACTACAACGGCCATACGCTCAAGGACTGCGAGGAGAACGGCATTGCCGCCTACGTTCCGCTGGCCAAGCGAACCACGCGGCTCGAAGCGCAGGATCGCATCAGCCATGAGGCGTTCGCCTACGACGCCGAAGCGGATGTCTATCGCTGTCCCGCCGGCAAGCAGCTGCGTCCCACGGACGGTCGCAAGACCAACGGCAACCGGATCGAGATCAGGTATGTCAGCCGCAAGTCAGATTGCGACGCCTGCCCGCTGCGCGCGCGCTGTGTCACCGTCAAGATCCCGACGCGCACCGTCCAGCGCTGGGAGCATGAAGCGGTGCTGGATCGGCATCGCGCGCGGATGCAGGGCGCCGAGGCCCAGATGCGCCGCCGCGCCGAACTCGCCGAACACCCCTTCGGCACCATCAAATGCCGGGCCGGCTACCGCCACTTCCTCGTCCGCGGCTTCGACAAAGTCTGTGGCGAATGGAGCCTGATGGCGCTTTGCTACAATTTCTCCCGAGTCCTCAGCATTCTCGGCCTCGACGCCTTCATGGCCTATCTGGCAAGCCGGCTTCCGCATTTGGCACTCTTGCTGCTCAACGCCATCACCGACATCACCGACATCATCACCCGGATACGGCCCGCTCCAGCGCCAATCCGAGCCCAAATCCGTCCAATTTTCCGATATGCCGCGTAA
- a CDS encoding ecdysteroid 22-kinase family protein, with amino-acid sequence MARDRGIVVMTPPQLPAVVEPAQLTAALRRGGVLDAGAVREVKVLHERDTLVSHIIRLGLRYVGESAGAPQSLILKSAHAAFAKTLANSGRHEVAFYTQLAPKMPPRLVPRCFDGHFDEETLAWHLLLEDLTDSHEIATQWPLPPSREQAMAIVTTLARWHAAWWDHPDLGETVGSWMSADDSAKVIETFAGHYDRFADLLGDRLSEERRILYRRFIEQSGQLLQRYHSHRDLTIAHGDAHIWNFMLPRAGVADTVRIFDFDQWRINVPTGDLAYMMAVQWYPERRQTLERALLNRYHETLIAHGVKGYTRGALDQDYRRSVLWHITKPVWQWSVNIPPLIWWNNLERVMMAVEDLGCEELLG; translated from the coding sequence ATGGCGCGGGACAGGGGCATCGTGGTCATGACACCTCCACAATTGCCGGCGGTCGTTGAGCCCGCCCAACTGACGGCCGCGCTACGCAGGGGCGGCGTGCTGGACGCCGGCGCCGTGCGCGAGGTGAAGGTGCTGCATGAGCGCGACACCCTCGTGTCGCATATCATCCGCCTTGGCCTGCGCTATGTGGGGGAATCCGCCGGTGCCCCGCAATCGCTGATCCTGAAGTCCGCGCATGCTGCCTTCGCAAAGACGCTTGCGAATAGTGGTCGGCACGAGGTGGCCTTCTATACCCAGCTTGCGCCGAAGATGCCGCCGAGGCTGGTGCCGCGCTGCTTCGACGGGCATTTCGACGAGGAGACCCTCGCCTGGCACCTGCTGCTCGAAGATCTAACCGACAGCCACGAGATCGCGACCCAATGGCCGCTGCCGCCGTCGCGCGAGCAGGCGATGGCGATCGTCACGACGCTCGCGCGCTGGCATGCGGCCTGGTGGGATCATCCCGATCTCGGCGAGACCGTCGGGAGCTGGATGAGCGCTGACGACTCCGCAAAGGTGATCGAGACGTTCGCCGGTCACTACGATCGATTCGCCGATCTGCTCGGCGACCGCCTCAGCGAAGAGCGGCGCATTCTCTACCGCCGATTCATCGAGCAGTCGGGCCAGCTATTGCAGCGCTATCATTCTCACCGGGACCTCACCATTGCCCATGGCGACGCCCACATCTGGAATTTCATGCTGCCACGCGCCGGCGTCGCCGACACCGTACGCATCTTCGACTTCGACCAGTGGCGCATCAACGTGCCGACCGGTGACCTCGCTTATATGATGGCGGTGCAATGGTATCCGGAGCGCCGGCAAACCCTCGAGCGCGCGCTGCTCAACCGCTATCACGAGACGCTGATCGCGCACGGCGTCAAGGGATATACGCGCGGCGCGCTCGACCAGGACTATCGCCGGTCGGTGCTTTGGCACATCACCAAGCCGGTCTGGCAGTGGAGCGTCAATATCCCGCCGCTGATCTGGTGGAACAATCTGGAGCGGGTGATGATGGCGGTCGAGGATTTGGGGTGTGAGGAGCTGTTGGGGTAG
- a CDS encoding HlyD family secretion protein: protein MADQVLKFQPEQKSDSGKPSKKAGTDPRRRLVAGLRRYRRLLLLVVLPVVVAIGGITFYLHGGRYVGTDDAYVGAQKVLVTPDISGKILKVVVKEGQLVKQGDVLFEIDPVPFRLAVDEARAQLMQAQTTYDNLRANIKIYGDMLNLAQQGVDLKQRDVERKQALVKNNYGSQLDLDNASNALVTSGSVAQYVRQQLSTAKTQLLGDPDLPLEKFPAYAEAKAKLENAERNLNLAVVRASMGGVATQVEQIQLGRFVTAGTPVFSIIDVAHPWVDANPKESDLTYVTEGQPVTLEVDAFPNHVFKGKIGSLSPGTGAQFAILPPQNATGNFVKVVQRVPIRIYFDENDKYVRKLKAGMSVYATIDTGHQRSLAGLFGLSAAANQDKD from the coding sequence ATGGCTGATCAGGTTCTCAAGTTCCAGCCCGAGCAAAAGAGCGACAGCGGCAAGCCGAGCAAGAAAGCCGGCACCGATCCGCGCCGCCGCCTGGTGGCGGGCCTGCGCCGCTATCGCCGCCTCCTGCTCCTGGTCGTGCTGCCTGTTGTCGTCGCCATCGGCGGCATCACCTTCTATCTGCATGGCGGTCGCTATGTCGGCACCGACGACGCCTATGTCGGCGCGCAGAAGGTGCTGGTGACGCCCGACATCTCCGGCAAGATCCTGAAAGTCGTCGTGAAAGAAGGCCAGCTCGTCAAGCAGGGCGACGTGCTGTTCGAGATCGACCCCGTGCCGTTCCGCCTCGCGGTGGACGAAGCCAGGGCGCAGCTGATGCAGGCGCAGACGACCTACGACAATCTCCGCGCCAACATCAAGATCTACGGCGACATGCTCAACCTCGCCCAGCAGGGCGTCGATTTGAAGCAGCGCGACGTCGAGCGCAAGCAGGCGCTGGTGAAGAACAACTACGGCTCGCAGCTCGATCTCGACAATGCATCGAATGCGTTGGTCACATCCGGCTCGGTTGCGCAATATGTCAGGCAGCAGCTCTCGACGGCGAAGACCCAGCTGCTCGGCGATCCCGACCTGCCGCTGGAAAAGTTCCCGGCCTATGCGGAGGCCAAGGCCAAGCTCGAGAATGCCGAGCGCAATCTCAACCTCGCGGTGGTGCGCGCCTCGATGGGCGGCGTGGCAACGCAGGTCGAGCAGATCCAGCTCGGCCGTTTCGTCACCGCCGGCACGCCGGTGTTCTCCATCATCGACGTCGCTCATCCCTGGGTCGACGCCAACCCGAAGGAAAGCGATCTTACCTACGTCACCGAAGGCCAGCCTGTCACGCTCGAGGTCGACGCGTTCCCGAACCACGTCTTCAAGGGCAAGATCGGCTCGCTCTCGCCCGGCACTGGCGCGCAATTCGCGATCCTGCCGCCGCAGAACGCTACCGGCAATTTCGTCAAGGTGGTGCAGCGCGTGCCGATCAGGATCTATTTCGACGAGAACGACAAATACGTGCGGAAGCTGAAGGCCGGCATGAGCGTCTATGCCACCATCGACACCGGCCATCAGCGCTCGCTCGCGGGCCTGTTCGGATTGTCGGCGGCGGCGAACCAGGACAAGGACTGA
- a CDS encoding DMT family transporter yields the protein MSSPQANPSAGRPLSAGAIALMLMLCLTWGFNQIAVKLVLPDIPPMLQATIRSMGALPVLFIIGTLRGVRFFERDGTWKPGIIAGLMFGIEFVLIFQGLRFTSASRAVVFLYTAPFFVALGSYQVLGERLGGTQWLGLAVSFAGVALAIGVPQPDVDAKVLLGDLMIVGGAALWAATTLVAKGTRLRFAAPEKALGYQVAISIPILGLAAWLFGESITHTPAPLSLALMAFQAIWVVGTTFTLWFALVKAYSASKLSAFTFITPLFGVVGSYFIMHDTLSLTFGAAAVLVIAGLFLVNRPSSMAAAPRDALLNVTKT from the coding sequence ATGTCCTCACCACAAGCCAACCCGTCCGCCGGTCGCCCCCTCAGTGCCGGCGCGATCGCTCTCATGCTGATGCTGTGCCTGACCTGGGGATTCAACCAGATTGCGGTGAAGCTGGTGCTGCCGGACATCCCGCCGATGCTCCAGGCCACTATCCGCTCGATGGGCGCGCTGCCGGTGCTGTTCATCATCGGCACCCTGCGTGGCGTCAGATTCTTTGAACGCGACGGCACCTGGAAGCCCGGAATCATCGCCGGGCTGATGTTCGGCATCGAGTTCGTTCTGATCTTCCAGGGCCTGCGCTTCACCTCGGCCTCGCGGGCGGTGGTGTTCCTGTACACCGCGCCGTTCTTCGTCGCGCTCGGCTCCTACCAGGTGCTCGGCGAGCGGCTTGGCGGCACGCAATGGCTGGGGCTCGCGGTGAGCTTTGCCGGCGTCGCGCTCGCCATCGGTGTGCCGCAGCCGGATGTCGACGCCAAGGTGCTGCTCGGCGACCTCATGATCGTCGGCGGTGCGGCGCTGTGGGCGGCGACAACGCTGGTCGCCAAGGGCACGCGGCTGCGCTTCGCCGCGCCCGAGAAGGCGCTGGGCTATCAGGTCGCGATCTCGATCCCCATCCTGGGACTCGCTGCCTGGCTGTTCGGCGAATCCATCACCCATACGCCCGCGCCCCTGTCCCTCGCCCTCATGGCCTTCCAGGCGATCTGGGTGGTAGGAACCACGTTCACGCTTTGGTTCGCGCTGGTGAAGGCCTATTCGGCCAGCAAATTGTCGGCTTTTACCTTCATCACCCCTTTGTTTGGCGTGGTCGGTAGCTATTTCATCATGCACGACACCCTGAGCCTGACATTCGGGGCCGCAGCGGTCCTTGTAATTGCTGGGCTTTTCCTGGTTAACCGTCCCAGCTCAATGGCTGCGGCGCCGCGTGATGCATTGCTGAACGTCACCAAAACCTGA
- a CDS encoding MDR family MFS transporter → MSGPNASLMVPGLRRNMVTICAMTATIMQALDTTIANVALPYMQGTLSASQDQINWVLTSYIVAAAIMTAPVGWIANRFGRKRIFIICSAGFTMASVLCGLAQDINQMVAFRLLQGVFGAALVPLSQSVMLDYYTLQERAKAMSIWGMGVMMGPIMGPSLGAWLTETYSWHWVFFVNLPFGAITVLGLIVFMDETRKDLSLKFDWFGFAALAIAIGALQLALDRGEQLGWLESNEILAEFIVSAVAFYFFLAHSFTTTTPFIRFALFRDRNFVTGCMFMIVMGLVLFSTMALASPYMQNVIGYPIITAGLLLASRGFGTFFAMMLVGRMMRYFEARTLIITGLTLTAGSLFQMTGWTDLTQVPEIVTVSVIQGFGFGLVFVPLSTVAFLTLSNDLRTDGTAMLTLMRNVASSVGISVVIAELTQGTRRTYAILSEHINPFNHTLQMPSVSSMINLSTDTGRAMADRMVSVQAQIIAFAHDYQLVMVFILCTIPLALLIGSTKATLRKQAAGPEHAVME, encoded by the coding sequence ATGTCCGGCCCCAATGCCAGCCTGATGGTCCCCGGCCTGCGCCGGAACATGGTGACGATCTGCGCCATGACCGCGACCATCATGCAGGCGCTGGACACCACCATCGCCAATGTTGCCCTGCCCTACATGCAGGGCACGCTGTCGGCCTCGCAGGACCAGATCAACTGGGTGCTGACCTCCTACATCGTCGCCGCCGCGATCATGACCGCGCCGGTGGGCTGGATCGCCAATCGGTTCGGCCGCAAGCGCATCTTCATCATTTGCTCGGCCGGCTTCACCATGGCGTCGGTATTGTGCGGCCTCGCGCAGGACATCAACCAGATGGTGGCGTTCCGACTGCTCCAGGGCGTGTTCGGCGCTGCCCTGGTGCCGCTGTCGCAGTCGGTCATGCTCGATTATTACACGCTCCAGGAACGCGCCAAGGCGATGTCGATCTGGGGCATGGGCGTGATGATGGGCCCGATCATGGGGCCCTCGCTGGGAGCCTGGCTGACCGAGACCTATTCCTGGCACTGGGTATTCTTCGTCAATCTGCCTTTCGGCGCCATCACCGTGCTCGGCCTCATCGTCTTCATGGACGAGACCCGGAAGGATCTCAGCCTCAAATTCGACTGGTTCGGCTTCGCCGCGCTGGCGATCGCGATCGGCGCGCTTCAACTGGCGCTCGACCGCGGCGAGCAGCTGGGCTGGCTGGAATCCAACGAGATCCTGGCGGAATTCATCGTCTCCGCCGTCGCCTTCTATTTCTTCCTTGCGCACTCCTTCACGACCACGACGCCGTTCATCCGCTTCGCTCTATTCAGGGATCGCAACTTCGTCACCGGCTGCATGTTCATGATCGTGATGGGGCTCGTGCTGTTCTCGACCATGGCGCTGGCCTCGCCCTACATGCAGAACGTGATCGGCTATCCCATCATCACCGCCGGCCTGCTGCTGGCGAGCCGCGGCTTCGGCACCTTCTTCGCCATGATGCTGGTCGGCCGCATGATGCGTTATTTCGAGGCGCGCACGCTGATCATCACGGGCCTGACGCTGACCGCCGGCTCGCTGTTCCAGATGACCGGCTGGACCGACCTGACCCAGGTGCCGGAGATCGTCACCGTCAGCGTCATCCAGGGCTTTGGCTTCGGCCTCGTCTTCGTGCCGCTCTCGACGGTGGCGTTCCTGACGCTGTCGAACGATCTGCGCACCGACGGCACCGCGATGCTGACCCTGATGCGCAACGTCGCGAGCTCGGTCGGCATTTCCGTCGTCATCGCCGAGCTGACGCAGGGAACGCGGCGGACCTACGCGATCCTCTCCGAGCACATCAACCCGTTCAACCACACGCTCCAGATGCCCAGCGTCAGCAGCATGATCAATCTGTCCACCGACACCGGCCGCGCCATGGCCGACAGAATGGTCAGCGTGCAGGCGCAGATCATCGCCTTCGCACACGACTACCAGCTGGTGATGGTCTTCATCCTCTGCACCATCCCGCTCGCCCTGCTGATCGGCTCCACCAAGGCCACGCTGCGCAAGCAGGCGGCCGGGCCGGAGCATGCGGTGATGGAGTAG
- a CDS encoding MarR family winged helix-turn-helix transcriptional regulator, with protein MSRGPVDQNFLFTLAELYRLLRVYADKEASRFGITRAQWAVLAKVERSEGMKQSELAELLEVQPITLTRLIDKLCDNDWIERRSDASDRRVKRLYLKKAGRQLLGRMSGLRSEITANALDGITPADAHRLLTQLETIKENVRNATQTSGAEQARKEQRYG; from the coding sequence ATGAGCCGCGGGCCCGTGGACCAGAACTTCCTGTTTACGCTCGCCGAACTCTACCGCCTGTTGCGCGTCTACGCCGACAAGGAAGCCTCGCGCTTCGGCATCACCCGCGCGCAATGGGCGGTGCTGGCCAAGGTCGAGCGCAGCGAAGGCATGAAGCAGTCGGAGCTCGCCGAGCTCCTCGAGGTGCAGCCGATCACGCTGACGCGTCTGATCGACAAGCTCTGCGACAACGACTGGATCGAGCGCCGCAGCGACGCCTCGGACCGCCGGGTCAAGCGCCTGTACCTGAAGAAGGCCGGCCGGCAGCTGCTCGGCCGGATGAGCGGGCTCAGGTCCGAAATCACCGCCAACGCGCTCGACGGCATCACCCCGGCCGATGCCCACCGTCTCCTCACCCAGCTCGAAACAATCAAGGAAAACGTGCGGAACGCGACCCAGACCAGCGGCGCGGAGCAAGCACGTAAGGAGCAGCGTTATGGCTGA
- a CDS encoding TauD/TfdA family dioxygenase, whose amino-acid sequence MSSLSGKQGPRYRHTIDDGAPYETIAIEKLTPIIGAEISGVDIGKLVEGDSRSNRQMDEIHRALAENLVIFFRDQSITPQQHLAFGRKFGELHFHPAAPHEDEDPALMKIYADKNSPRANGEGWHSDVSCDLEPPMGSILYIKQCPPRGGDTLFANMYAAYEALSDRMKAYLDGLTALHDGEPIYRGLYANYGVADRPSYPQAEHPVVRTHPVTAKKALYVNRGFTRHINGIPRDESDAMLAYLYQHAENPLFQCRFRWTENAIAFWDNRCTQHRAMWDYWPHTRSGTRVTVKGERPV is encoded by the coding sequence ATGAGCTCGCTATCGGGCAAGCAGGGCCCGCGCTATCGCCACACGATTGACGACGGCGCGCCGTATGAAACCATCGCGATCGAAAAGCTCACCCCCATCATCGGCGCGGAAATCTCCGGCGTCGACATCGGCAAGCTCGTCGAGGGCGACAGCCGCTCCAACCGGCAGATGGACGAGATCCACCGCGCGCTGGCCGAAAACCTCGTCATCTTCTTTCGCGATCAGAGCATCACGCCACAGCAGCATCTTGCCTTCGGCCGCAAGTTCGGTGAGCTGCATTTTCATCCCGCGGCGCCGCATGAGGATGAAGACCCCGCGTTGATGAAGATCTACGCCGACAAGAACTCGCCGCGCGCGAATGGCGAGGGCTGGCATTCCGACGTGTCATGCGACCTCGAGCCGCCGATGGGCTCGATCCTCTACATCAAGCAGTGCCCGCCGCGCGGTGGCGACACGCTGTTCGCCAACATGTATGCGGCCTATGAGGCGCTGTCGGACCGCATGAAGGCCTATCTCGACGGGCTCACCGCGCTGCATGACGGCGAGCCGATCTATCGCGGGCTCTATGCCAACTACGGCGTCGCCGACAGGCCGAGCTATCCGCAGGCCGAGCACCCCGTGGTGCGCACGCATCCGGTCACGGCCAAGAAGGCGCTCTACGTCAATCGCGGCTTCACCCGCCACATCAACGGCATCCCGCGCGACGAGAGCGATGCGATGCTGGCTTATCTCTACCAGCACGCCGAGAACCCGTTGTTCCAGTGCCGCTTCCGCTGGACCGAGAACGCCATCGCGTTCTGGGACAACCGCTGCACCCAGCACCGCGCGATGTGGGACTACTGGCCGCATACGCGCTCCGGTACGCGCGTGACGGTGAAGGGCGAGAGGCCGGTGTGA